From a region of the Rhipicephalus microplus isolate Deutch F79 chromosome X, USDA_Rmic, whole genome shotgun sequence genome:
- the LOC142775496 gene encoding uncharacterized protein LOC142775496 — MLSPFKFSTPNLRPLTRKTSTHVRDSSHSVQLASDVSIDDVESLVSVDVISLVTNVPVPLAVSSDRAALAGDAILNEETPLALEELCRLLKFCPFSTYISHKRTIFRQNSGTVMVASISVRMANLTKEYIEEKTLSSFSPRPKLFLRYMNDCFCATKTSEIKNFRQPFDSVHPALQFWAEWESYCSIPFLDVQLARKRHGLKFSVHKEPTPTSRYLHFDSSHHARPEA, encoded by the coding sequence ATGCTGAGCCCTTTCAAATTTTCTACACCGAATCTTCGCCCCCTAACTCGGAAGACATCAACTCATGTCCGTGACTCCAGTCACTCCGTGCAGCTAGCGTCAGATGTGAGCATCGACGATGTCGAGAGCCTGGTCTCAGTTGACGTCATTTCATTGGTCACCAATGTGCCAGTGCCCTTAGCTGTCTCCTCTGACCGTGCTGCGCTTGCAGGTGATGCAATTCTGAATGAAGAGACTCCTTTGGCACTTGAAGAACTCTGTCGTCTACTGAAATTCTGCCCATTTAGTACGTACATCTCCCACAAAAGAACTATAttcaggcagaacagtggaaccGTGATGGTAGCTTCCATCTCCGTCAGGATGGCAAACCTGACCAAGGAGTACATAGAAGAAAAAAcactcagctccttctcgccACGACCCAAGCTTTTTCTTCGCTATATGAACGATTGcttttgcgccacgaagacgtcTGAAATTAAAAACTTCAGGCAGCCTTTCGATTCTGTGCACCCAGCCTTACAATTCTGGGCCGAGTGGGAAAGCTACTGCTCCATACCCTTTCTCGACGTCCAGTTGGCAAGAAAGCGCCACGGCCTGAAGTTCTCCGTTCACAAGGAGCCAACGCCCACCAGCCGCTACCTTCATTTTGATTCTTCCCACCACGCCAGACCCGAGGCCTAG